The following are from one region of the Dreissena polymorpha isolate Duluth1 chromosome 2, UMN_Dpol_1.0, whole genome shotgun sequence genome:
- the LOC127869620 gene encoding putative nuclease HARBI1 — protein sequence MELHILGDERFPQGPAVLLVKQEFFRKCQLPNVVGAVDGTLVPIIKPAEAEEAYVCRKGFHAINVQAVVDANMRFTDVVSRWPGATHDASVFDSSGVKEYLSTNDVGHLLGDSGYPLRTYLMTPVPHPSNDGEQAYNDHLCRGRIVLERAFGVLKSRFRCLHRTGGCLPFQPNKCCEIATVCMRLHNLCLELNVPLIEEEVGDEIEQEVPNNAPVQGAAVNKRQQLIELFR from the exons atggagctgcacattttgggtgatGAAAG atttcCACAAGGACCAGCTGTTCTGCTTGTCAAGCAGGAATTTTTCAGAAAATGTCAGCTGCCAAATGTAGTTGGGGCAGTCGACGGGACCCTTGTTCCCATTATCAAACCTGCTGAGGCTGAAGAGGCCTATGTGTGCAGGAAGGGGTTCCATGCCATTAATGTACAGGCTGTCGTTGACGCCAAcatgag GTTCACAGATGTCGTGTCAAGATGGCCTGGTGCGACACATGATGCTTCGGTGTTTGATAGCAGTGGCGTAAAG GAATATCTGAGCACCAATGATGTGGGTCATCTGCTAGGGGATAGCGGATATCCATTAAGGACCTACCTCATGACCCCTGTACCTCatccctccaatgatggtgagcaagCCTACAACGACCATTTATGTAGAGGACGGATAGTCTTAGAACGAGCATTTGGTGTTTTGAAATCACGATTTag ATGCCTGCATCGCACTGGTGGATGCTTGCCTTTCCAGCCTAATAAGTGCTGCGAAATTGCAACAGTTTGCATGCGCCTGCACAACCTGTGCTTGGAATTAAACGTCCCACTGATAGAAGAAGAAGTTGGGGACGAGATTGAGCAGGAGGTTCCAAACAATGCACCAGTGCAGGGAGCAGCAGTCAACAAGAGGCAGCAGCTGATTGAACTGTTTCGTTAA